A single genomic interval of Ruminococcus sp. NK3A76 harbors:
- a CDS encoding SPFH domain-containing protein yields MGLIKAFTQSAFSYIGDIWEDYIYCDAMSSDVLIQKGHAKSSGGGANKDDNVITQFSRIAVNAGQMLIIVEDGRIVDFTAEQGGYEYSFDTEPSAFTGDFGDALDAAFEQMKKRFAFGGIAGKDQRAYFVNTKEIMNTRFGFGNVPYRDSEFDLTITVQGYGVFSFMITDPITFYTSVSGNVAERYEKKLLEPQIKAELRDAILPALGELAKSGVRYDELPSKTKELTDILREKTAKLWKEGRGIEIMSIALTSILPDDASIDKIRDLQESRAYSKDKSMLGARVGAAQANAMESAAENTAGAVTGFMGMGFAQNAGGVNVNELMKEEPKPKAASAGEEWVCECGMTNTMRFCPNCGKSRPEKKVCKSCGFEFPAELMKMKFCPNCGSNTEGQ; encoded by the coding sequence ATGGGACTTATAAAAGCATTTACACAGAGCGCATTCTCATATATCGGCGATATATGGGAGGACTATATATACTGTGACGCTATGAGCAGCGATGTGCTGATACAGAAAGGCCACGCCAAAAGCTCCGGCGGCGGTGCGAACAAGGACGATAATGTTATCACGCAGTTCAGCCGCATAGCCGTTAATGCCGGGCAGATGCTCATTATCGTCGAGGACGGGCGTATAGTTGACTTCACTGCCGAGCAGGGGGGTTATGAATACAGCTTTGACACCGAGCCGTCAGCTTTCACAGGCGATTTCGGCGATGCGCTCGATGCAGCCTTTGAGCAGATGAAAAAGCGTTTTGCATTCGGCGGTATCGCAGGCAAGGATCAGCGTGCATACTTTGTAAACACCAAGGAGATAATGAACACACGCTTCGGCTTTGGCAACGTGCCCTACCGTGACAGCGAGTTTGACCTGACTATAACCGTGCAGGGGTACGGCGTGTTCTCCTTTATGATAACCGACCCGATAACCTTCTACACATCAGTCAGCGGCAACGTGGCAGAGCGCTATGAGAAAAAGCTGCTCGAGCCGCAGATAAAGGCCGAGCTAAGAGACGCTATCCTGCCGGCGCTCGGCGAGCTTGCAAAATCAGGTGTGCGCTACGACGAGCTGCCATCGAAGACCAAGGAGCTTACAGATATCCTCCGTGAGAAGACGGCAAAGCTGTGGAAAGAGGGGCGTGGCATCGAGATAATGTCGATAGCCCTGACAAGCATTCTGCCGGACGATGCAAGCATAGACAAGATAAGAGACCTGCAGGAGAGCAGGGCGTACTCGAAGGACAAGTCGATGCTCGGCGCAAGGGTAGGCGCTGCTCAAGCAAACGCTATGGAATCCGCCGCAGAGAACACCGCAGGCGCTGTGACAGGCTTTATGGGCATGGGGTTTGCGCAGAATGCAGGCGGCGTCAATGTCAACGAGCTGATGAAGGAAGAACCAAAGCCCAAGGCGGCATCTGCCGGCGAGGAATGGGTCTGCGAATGCGGCATGACCAACACCATGCGCTTTTGCCCCAACTGCGGTAAGAGCAGGCCTGAAAAGAAGGTGTGCAAAAGCTGCGGCTTTGAATTCCCGGCCGAGCTTATGAAAATGAAATTCTGCCCTAACTGCGGCAGCAACACGGAGGGACAGTGA
- a CDS encoding DUF134 domain-containing protein yields the protein MPRPQKSRRICCYPDYWSFAPDQDKASDTVIMSLDEFETIRLIDYFSKTQEQCAAQMNVARTTVTAIYDTARRKLAQALVEGRRIVISGGNYTINNSISQEIARKGTGIMRIAVTYENGQIFQHFGRTEQFKLYDIADGKVINEQVVGTEGAGHGALAGFLKNAQADVLICGGIGGGAQMAMQEAGITLYGGNMGSADDAVASFLAKTLIQNESPTCDHHGHEHSEGHSCGDHGCGKH from the coding sequence ATGCCAAGACCGCAAAAATCACGCCGGATATGCTGCTACCCTGATTACTGGAGCTTTGCGCCCGATCAGGACAAGGCGAGCGACACGGTAATTATGTCGCTTGATGAGTTTGAGACGATACGGCTGATAGACTATTTCAGCAAAACGCAGGAGCAGTGTGCAGCTCAGATGAACGTTGCACGCACTACTGTCACGGCGATATACGACACCGCACGCAGAAAGCTTGCACAGGCGCTGGTCGAGGGCAGGCGCATCGTTATTTCGGGCGGAAACTACACGATCAATAACAGCATCTCTCAGGAGATAGCAAGGAAAGGAACAGGCATTATGAGAATAGCAGTAACTTATGAGAACGGACAGATATTCCAGCACTTCGGCAGGACAGAACAGTTCAAGCTCTACGACATAGCTGACGGCAAGGTGATAAACGAACAGGTGGTCGGCACTGAGGGTGCAGGGCACGGCGCACTTGCAGGATTTTTGAAAAATGCACAGGCTGATGTGCTTATCTGCGGCGGCATCGGCGGCGGAGCACAGATGGCTATGCAGGAGGCAGGCATCACTCTCTACGGCGGCAACATGGGCAGCGCTGATGATGCGGTGGCTTCGTTCCTTGCAAAGACACTTATACAGAATGAGAGCCCCACCTGCGACCACCACGGTCACGAGCACAGCGAGGGTCACTCATGCGGCGACCACGGATGCGGTAAACACTGA
- a CDS encoding C-GCAxxG-C-C family protein, whose protein sequence is MKYDHVEKAASLFAGGMNCAQSVFVAFADVTGMDEQLAKRLSSSFGAGMGRMREVCGTCSAMFMVAGILYGEGTELDHNVKTEHYKRIQYLAEEFRREHETIICRDLLKGLGVTSTPTPEKRTEQYYKVRPCIKFVRTAAKILDRYLEENPPER, encoded by the coding sequence ATGAAGTACGACCACGTTGAAAAAGCCGCCTCGCTCTTTGCCGGGGGCATGAACTGCGCCCAGTCGGTGTTTGTGGCCTTTGCAGATGTAACAGGCATGGACGAGCAGCTTGCAAAGCGCCTGTCGTCCTCCTTCGGTGCCGGAATGGGGCGTATGCGTGAGGTATGCGGCACCTGCTCGGCGATGTTCATGGTAGCAGGTATCCTCTACGGCGAGGGAACGGAGCTTGACCATAATGTCAAGACCGAGCACTACAAGCGCATTCAGTACCTTGCAGAGGAATTTCGCAGGGAGCACGAAACTATCATCTGCCGTGACCTTTTAAAAGGCCTTGGCGTAACAAGCACCCCCACACCCGAAAAGCGCACAGAGCAGTATTACAAGGTGCGCCCCTGCATAAAGTTTGTGCGCACGGCGGCGAAGATACTTGACAGGTATCTTGAAGAAAACCCGCCCGAGAGGTAA
- a CDS encoding MBL fold metallo-hydrolase, whose protein sequence is MKIITLVENTCGDERCTAEHGLSLYIETQKHKLLLDTGQTDAVVKNAEVLGVDLSAVDTVILSHGHYDHSGGILPFSQVNRTAQIIMQQKAAEPHYNGERYIGIDKDILNLPNIQLIDGDMQLDDELFLFSGITGRRCYPQGNLKLSRLENGVKVPDDFSHEQCLVITQGDKRWLLSGCSHNGILNILDRYKEIFQSEPDFCLTGFHMMKKDGVYTDEEMAVIIQTAEELSKMHTVFYSGHCTGIPAFEMMKGIMGDKLIALHSGERAL, encoded by the coding sequence ATGAAGATAATAACACTTGTAGAAAACACCTGCGGTGATGAGCGCTGCACAGCAGAGCACGGGCTTTCGCTCTACATCGAGACGCAAAAGCACAAGCTGCTGCTTGACACGGGGCAGACTGATGCCGTAGTGAAAAACGCTGAGGTCTTAGGAGTTGACTTATCGGCTGTTGACACGGTCATTCTCAGCCACGGGCATTATGACCATTCGGGCGGCATACTCCCATTTTCACAGGTAAACCGAACTGCACAGATAATAATGCAGCAAAAAGCTGCCGAGCCGCACTACAACGGCGAGCGTTACATAGGCATTGACAAGGACATACTGAACCTGCCGAATATTCAGCTCATTGACGGCGATATGCAGCTTGATGACGAGCTGTTTTTATTCAGCGGCATAACAGGCAGGCGGTGCTATCCTCAAGGGAACCTCAAACTCTCACGGCTCGAAAACGGCGTGAAGGTGCCTGATGATTTTTCGCACGAGCAGTGTCTTGTCATCACACAAGGCGACAAACGCTGGCTGCTCTCGGGCTGCTCACACAACGGGATACTCAATATCCTCGACCGCTACAAAGAGATATTCCAAAGTGAGCCCGACTTTTGTCTGACAGGCTTTCACATGATGAAAAAGGACGGCGTGTACACCGATGAAGAAATGGCTGTCATCATTCAGACAGCAGAGGAGCTCTCAAAAATGCACACTGTCTTTTACAGCGGCCACTGCACGGGGATACCTGCCTTTGAGATGATGAAGGGCATCATGGGCGACAAGCTAATCGCTCTGCACTCGGGAGAAAGGGCTTTGTGA
- a CDS encoding sigma-70 family RNA polymerase sigma factor: protein MFEHIYRFLCENLLYFALHFDGRSVFPKPLSAAEERECFEKMEQGDKGARDKLISHNLRLVAHIIKKYYNTSSEQDDLISIGTVGLIKGVSTFDYKKGTRFATYASRCVENAILSTRTQMSEMIAENLSARYLTVFTS from the coding sequence ATGTTTGAGCATATATACCGGTTTCTGTGCGAAAACCTTTTATACTTCGCACTTCACTTTGACGGGCGCAGCGTCTTCCCGAAGCCGTTGTCAGCCGCCGAGGAGAGAGAATGCTTTGAGAAAATGGAGCAGGGCGACAAGGGAGCACGAGACAAGCTGATAAGCCACAATCTGCGCCTGGTCGCACACATCATCAAAAAATACTACAACACATCTTCCGAGCAGGACGACCTTATCTCGATAGGCACAGTCGGGCTGATAAAAGGCGTTTCGACCTTTGACTACAAAAAAGGCACACGCTTTGCGACATATGCGAGCAGGTGTGTGGAAAACGCTATTCTATCAACACGGACACAGATGTCGGAGATGATCGCAGAGAATTTGTCTGCAAGGTATCTGACAGTCTTTACCTCGTGA
- a CDS encoding helix-turn-helix transcriptional regulator produces MLYKHSFSPNDLPCPIGKDAPTKNKLRYYRTLKGLTQKQAATLIGIDRSTYIRWENGETKLYHQSKLAKTAEVFGCETSELSDE; encoded by the coding sequence ATGCTGTATAAGCACAGCTTCAGCCCGAATGACCTCCCCTGCCCTATTGGTAAGGATGCGCCGACAAAGAACAAGCTGAGATACTACCGCACGCTAAAAGGCTTAACGCAAAAACAAGCGGCCACGCTCATAGGCATTGACCGCTCGACATATATTCGCTGGGAAAACGGGGAAACAAAGCTTTATCATCAGAGCAAGCTCGCAAAAACGGCTGAGGTCTTCGGGTGTGAGACATCTGAGCTGAGTGATGAGTAA
- a CDS encoding DUF3990 domain-containing protein gives MIVYHGSDHIIETPTYNGSKRANDYGYGFYTTESIELAKEWACSDNRDGFANRYDADLDGLSVLNLNSPDYSILNWLAILTKFRTYWQSGSISEEAKEYLYKNFFIDPSDYDVIIGYRADDSYFSFAQDFVAGTISLSKLSEAMLLGKLGEQIVFKSQRSFSHIRFAGAEPADAETYYIKKNTRDTEARREYRKTKRSQDSINDIFMLDIMREGIKNGDPRLR, from the coding sequence ATGATCGTTTATCATGGTTCTGACCATATTATAGAGACACCGACGTATAACGGCAGCAAAAGAGCAAATGATTATGGATATGGATTCTATACGACCGAGAGTATTGAGCTTGCCAAAGAATGGGCTTGCTCTGACAATCGTGACGGCTTTGCCAATCGCTATGACGCAGATCTTGACGGATTGTCAGTGCTGAATCTGAATTCACCTGATTATTCTATTTTAAACTGGCTTGCCATACTGACAAAGTTCAGGACATACTGGCAGAGCGGAAGCATTTCAGAGGAAGCCAAAGAGTATCTGTATAAAAACTTCTTTATAGACCCATCCGATTATGATGTTATCATCGGTTACCGTGCAGATGACTCTTATTTTTCGTTCGCTCAGGATTTTGTCGCAGGAACGATCTCTCTGTCAAAGCTCTCGGAAGCTATGCTGCTCGGCAAGCTTGGAGAACAAATAGTTTTCAAAAGCCAACGATCATTTTCTCATATCCGTTTTGCAGGTGCAGAGCCTGCCGATGCCGAGACCTACTATATCAAGAAAAACACAAGGGACACCGAAGCACGCCGTGAATACAGAAAAACGAAACGCTCGCAGGACAGCATAAATGATATTTTTATGCTCGATATAATGAGGGAGGGCATTAAGAATGGAGATCCGCGCTTACGATGA
- a CDS encoding helix-turn-helix transcriptional regulator, which translates to MEIRAYDESYINTAQSILGHAVDFAVLTLHLEPDVFGTAFAVSDASKQFGSGNPKYVAGMTGCELARSVLSQTNTPFTDSEDIMYLDKSPEYWCGWALAYYQWHSSRPFMEILNAVPLSDIISMYSVYHEMDIEHFTQHMDELIKNAMPATRLKTKRINCGLSQSQLAADSGVAVRQIQLFEQRQRDINNAAAITLLRLSKALHCRMEELIEY; encoded by the coding sequence ATGGAGATCCGCGCTTACGATGAATCATATATCAATACAGCACAAAGCATTTTAGGCCACGCAGTTGATTTTGCCGTGCTTACTCTGCATCTGGAGCCTGATGTATTCGGCACAGCTTTTGCAGTCTCTGATGCATCTAAACAGTTTGGCAGCGGCAATCCGAAATATGTTGCAGGTATGACAGGCTGTGAGCTTGCAAGGTCAGTTCTTTCACAGACAAATACTCCGTTTACAGACAGCGAAGATATTATGTATCTTGATAAAAGCCCTGAATACTGGTGCGGCTGGGCGCTTGCATATTATCAGTGGCATTCATCAAGACCGTTTATGGAAATACTGAATGCCGTTCCCTTGTCAGACATCATTTCAATGTACTCTGTTTATCACGAAATGGATATTGAACACTTCACTCAGCATATGGACGAGCTTATAAAAAACGCAATGCCTGCCACACGTCTTAAGACTAAGCGTATAAACTGCGGGCTTTCTCAGTCACAGCTTGCCGCCGATTCAGGTGTCGCCGTGCGGCAGATACAGCTTTTTGAGCAGCGTCAAAGAGACATCAACAACGCCGCAGCCATCACCTTACTTCGGCTGAGCAAGGCGCTTCATTGCCGTATGGAAGAACTTATTGAGTATTAA
- a CDS encoding GNAT family N-acetyltransferase — protein MIETKRLRIYAASKEEMETFIESQTIDVLKLAYSEMLNGCLNNPDQWEWYAIWMIELKTGTHIGELCFKGLDKNGIAEIGYGINEKHQNNGYATEAVKAVLEWALNKPDVTAIEAETEPENAASKRVLEKCGFVLNGKIGEEGPRYTITRF, from the coding sequence ATGATAGAGACCAAACGACTGAGAATATATGCAGCTTCTAAGGAAGAAATGGAAACGTTCATAGAGTCACAAACAATTGATGTACTCAAACTCGCTTATTCAGAAATGCTGAATGGCTGCCTGAATAACCCCGATCAATGGGAATGGTATGCCATATGGATGATCGAGTTGAAGACCGGTACGCATATCGGAGAATTGTGCTTTAAAGGGCTTGATAAAAACGGTATTGCCGAGATAGGATACGGGATCAATGAAAAACATCAAAACAACGGCTATGCAACCGAAGCAGTAAAAGCGGTCCTGGAATGGGCTTTGAATAAACCAGACGTAACTGCTATTGAAGCCGAAACAGAGCCCGAAAACGCTGCTTCAAAAAGAGTCCTTGAAAAATGCGGATTTGTATTAAACGGCAAAATAGGCGAAGAAGGACCTCGTTACACCATAACTCGTTTTTGA
- a CDS encoding GNAT family N-acetyltransferase, which yields MYKVKNYSQYNDIAKEIKCGTVYPMSMTQGYQSGEAYTDGKAMLFHHDCGFAFLCGDTEETFLNDVYSLMKRSQRRFVLFSEKEYITRFFKKMPDIQINERCFYEYADQGVLTESRAYSIKKIDIELLGQLDGTITPSFSWNADQFLKNGFGYAVMYDNVPVSWAFSAAICNDEVDIGVETAEKYRGKGLAKIAVNEMIKAIIASGKKPVWACHSKNIGSKKLAEGSGFVMTLQCSTIELISGE from the coding sequence ATGTACAAAGTAAAAAACTATTCGCAGTATAATGATATTGCAAAAGAGATAAAATGCGGAACTGTTTATCCGATGTCGATGACACAGGGCTATCAAAGCGGAGAAGCTTATACTGACGGGAAGGCAATGCTTTTTCACCATGACTGCGGTTTTGCATTTCTGTGCGGAGATACGGAAGAGACCTTTCTGAATGATGTGTATTCTCTTATGAAAAGATCACAAAGGCGTTTTGTGTTGTTTTCCGAGAAAGAATACATAACTCGGTTTTTTAAAAAAATGCCGGACATACAAATAAATGAACGCTGTTTTTATGAATACGCAGATCAAGGAGTTTTGACTGAAAGCAGAGCATATTCGATAAAAAAGATAGACATAGAATTGCTCGGGCAGCTTGACGGAACGATTACACCTTCTTTTTCATGGAACGCCGATCAATTTCTCAAAAACGGATTCGGATATGCTGTCATGTATGATAACGTGCCTGTCTCATGGGCGTTTTCAGCAGCAATTTGCAACGATGAAGTAGATATAGGCGTAGAGACTGCCGAAAAATACAGAGGAAAAGGCTTGGCGAAGATTGCCGTAAACGAAATGATAAAAGCGATAATAGCATCAGGGAAAAAACCTGTATGGGCTTGTCACAGCAAGAATATCGGCTCTAAAAAACTTGCGGAAGGTTCGGGCTTTGTAATGACTTTACAATGCTCGACGATAGAGTTAATATCAGGTGAATAA
- a CDS encoding RNA polymerase sigma factor, producing MYETCYMKVYSFVMTLAGNRETAQEITQDTFFKAMTSKQPFRGEAQQLSWLCAIAKNLYTDELRRNSRNGGEIPEATPDDSKDLEQSLTDKDQCFLIHRALHELEEPYKEVFQLRVFGELSFSQIASIFGKTESWARVTYHRARMKLKERLDENEK from the coding sequence ATGTATGAGACCTGTTATATGAAGGTGTATTCCTTTGTGATGACCCTTGCCGGAAACAGAGAGACAGCGCAGGAAATAACACAGGATACCTTCTTTAAAGCGATGACATCAAAGCAGCCGTTTCGGGGCGAGGCACAGCAGCTTTCGTGGCTGTGTGCGATAGCAAAGAACCTGTATACCGATGAGCTGAGGCGAAACTCACGAAACGGCGGCGAGATACCCGAGGCAACTCCCGACGACAGCAAAGACCTTGAACAGAGCCTGACAGATAAAGATCAGTGCTTTCTGATACACCGGGCGCTTCACGAGCTCGAGGAGCCTTATAAGGAAGTCTTTCAGCTGAGAGTTTTCGGAGAGCTTTCCTTCTCTCAGATAGCGAGTATATTCGGGAAGACCGAGTCATGGGCAAGAGTCACTTATCATCGTGCACGGATGAAACTGAAAGAGAGGTTAGACGAAAATGAAAAATAA
- a CDS encoding zf-HC2 domain-containing protein — MKNNCDIIRDLLPLYQDDICSESSRSAVEEHLKECKECSDYLESMRKSGEIESIIEADRSDAISAQAKFFKRKSAVVGTVFAGVFMLPVLICLIVGLATGGISWVMIVLSAMLIPASLIVVPLLVPENKALWTLGSFTVSLMLLFGVCCAVTGGSWFFTAASSTLFGLSVFFAPFAAKAKPVSAILGNHKGLAVMGLDTALYIIMMLCIGLSNGLGAGYYNLAAFISLPILIWAWGLFAIIRYLKAGKLIKTAAALGITAVIMTVSSLIFNLGEHTSLIYIETENNRYEFGTFTALAVVCMIIGAVFTLIGMLRAKKRRNK, encoded by the coding sequence ATGAAAAATAACTGTGATATCATAAGAGATCTCCTTCCGCTTTATCAGGACGACATTTGCAGCGAAAGCAGCCGCAGCGCCGTTGAGGAGCATCTTAAAGAATGTAAGGAATGTAGTGATTATCTCGAATCTATGCGTAAAAGCGGAGAGATCGAAAGCATCATCGAAGCCGACCGCAGCGATGCTATCTCGGCACAGGCAAAGTTCTTCAAGCGCAAGAGTGCAGTCGTAGGAACGGTTTTTGCGGGAGTGTTCATGCTTCCCGTGCTTATCTGCCTTATTGTAGGGCTTGCTACCGGCGGAATATCATGGGTGATGATAGTTTTATCGGCTATGCTGATACCTGCATCGCTTATAGTTGTTCCGCTGCTCGTTCCTGAAAACAAGGCTTTGTGGACACTTGGCTCATTCACTGTCAGCCTGATGCTCCTTTTCGGAGTATGCTGTGCCGTTACGGGCGGCAGCTGGTTCTTTACGGCGGCATCATCGACACTCTTTGGGTTGTCGGTATTCTTTGCACCGTTTGCCGCAAAAGCAAAGCCTGTGTCTGCAATACTCGGCAACCACAAGGGTCTTGCGGTAATGGGGCTTGATACAGCGCTTTATATCATTATGATGCTCTGCATAGGTCTCTCAAACGGGCTTGGTGCAGGATACTATAACTTAGCCGCATTCATCTCACTTCCTATACTTATCTGGGCATGGGGGCTGTTTGCGATAATACGCTATCTCAAAGCAGGCAAACTTATCAAGACCGCCGCTGCGCTTGGCATTACAGCAGTTATAATGACAGTCAGCAGCCTTATATTCAACCTTGGCGAACACACATCACTTATCTATATAGAGACAGAAAATAACAGATATGAATTCGGAACATTTACAGCACTTGCAGTTGTATGCATGATAATCGGTGCAGTATTCACTCTGATAGGTATGCTCAGAGCAAAAAAGAGGAGGAACAAATAA
- a CDS encoding DUF4097 family beta strand repeat-containing protein — MKKTVLFAVMISVVMMCLCGCSAGFVNGFAVSYDNADKYTAGDREITDKIDTLDIDWVSGKVTVSAGGSTVKVKETTDADLDDNLKVHTWADGSTLHVRFCKSGERYSKSAEKTLEITVPAETVFEDIKVNTSSADIVCEGVAAKTAEMDSSSGKLTYNGNAGSFNADSSSGNISFSGIASDIDADSSSGEVTIDQKGDAQSIDISTSSGEIEVDCEYTDTLKASSSSGDKDITLRKMPKEVSVSSSSGKLDITLPEDAGFTAEINTSSGDVSYDLPMSKTGDDTYTCGSGENKLSISASSGDVRINKLG; from the coding sequence ATGAAAAAGACAGTTTTATTTGCAGTAATGATAAGTGTAGTAATGATGTGCCTTTGCGGCTGCTCGGCGGGCTTTGTAAACGGCTTTGCAGTAAGCTATGACAACGCAGACAAATACACGGCAGGCGACCGTGAGATAACAGATAAGATAGACACCCTTGATATTGACTGGGTAAGCGGAAAGGTAACAGTTTCCGCAGGCGGCAGCACGGTCAAGGTGAAGGAAACGACCGATGCAGACCTTGATGACAATCTCAAAGTCCACACCTGGGCAGACGGCAGCACGCTTCATGTAAGGTTCTGCAAATCTGGCGAGAGATACAGCAAAAGCGCAGAAAAGACTCTTGAGATAACCGTTCCCGCAGAGACTGTCTTTGAGGACATAAAGGTGAACACCTCGTCTGCCGATATAGTCTGCGAGGGTGTGGCTGCAAAGACCGCAGAAATGGATTCCTCATCGGGAAAGCTCACCTACAACGGCAACGCAGGCAGCTTTAATGCCGACTCATCATCGGGCAATATCAGCTTTTCGGGTATTGCATCTGATATTGACGCAGACAGCTCATCAGGCGAAGTAACTATTGACCAGAAGGGCGATGCACAGAGCATTGATATAAGCACCTCATCCGGAGAGATAGAAGTAGACTGCGAATACACAGACACTCTTAAAGCGAGCAGTTCTTCGGGCGATAAGGACATCACTCTCAGAAAGATGCCCAAGGAAGTGAGCGTTTCCTCCTCGTCGGGCAAGCTCGATATTACACTTCCCGAAGATGCAGGCTTTACAGCTGAGATAAACACCTCCTCAGGTGATGTAAGCTACGATCTGCCTATGTCAAAGACAGGTGATGACACCTACACCTGCGGCAGCGGCGAAAACAAGCTGAGCATAAGCGCATCGTCGGGTGATGTAAGGATAAACAAGTTAGGGTAA
- a CDS encoding ABC transporter ATP-binding protein produces MGETAVEFKDVVKTYGKGEGAQTAVNNVSFTIDKGEFVVILGQSGAGKSTVLNMLGGMDVPTSGKVIVDGQEISSFNDKKLSQYRADVIGFIFQFYNLIPGLTAYENDALVKDIKKSALDANEMLDRVGLSDQKHKFPAQMSGGQQQRVSIARALAKDPKIILGDEPTGALDSETGKIVIDLLQKLSTEGGNTVILVTHNADIAKCANKVIHMKNAKIKSIKTNDHPLSADEIEW; encoded by the coding sequence ATGGGAGAGACAGCTGTAGAATTTAAGGACGTTGTAAAGACCTACGGCAAGGGCGAGGGCGCTCAGACAGCGGTAAACAACGTCAGCTTCACGATAGACAAGGGCGAGTTCGTGGTGATACTCGGTCAGTCGGGGGCAGGCAAATCGACCGTGCTGAATATGCTTGGCGGAATGGATGTGCCGACATCGGGCAAGGTGATAGTGGACGGTCAGGAGATATCCTCATTCAATGACAAAAAGCTGTCGCAGTACCGTGCGGACGTTATAGGCTTCATTTTTCAGTTCTACAACCTTATCCCCGGGCTGACTGCTTACGAGAATGATGCACTGGTCAAGGACATAAAAAAGTCAGCGCTTGACGCAAACGAGATGCTCGACCGTGTTGGACTTTCCGACCAGAAGCACAAGTTCCCTGCTCAGATGTCTGGCGGCCAGCAGCAGAGGGTGTCTATTGCCCGTGCGCTTGCGAAAGACCCGAAAATAATCCTGGGTGATGAGCCTACCGGTGCGCTGGATTCGGAAACGGGTAAGATAGTTATCGACCTGCTGCAAAAGCTGTCCACAGAGGGCGGCAATACGGTCATTCTTGTGACCCACAATGCCGATATCGCAAAGTGCGCAAATAAGGTCATTCACATGAAGAATGCCAAGATAAAGTCGATAAAGACAAACGATCACCCCCTCTCGGCGGACGAGATAGAGTGGTAA